DNA sequence from the Dehalococcoidia bacterium genome:
GCGGGATCGCCGGTATAGGCAGGGAACTGGATCAGTATCGCGTCAGTGCCTTCGGGATTGTTTGCCAAGAGGTGCGCTGAGAGGGGGTCCAGCGTCTCGAGCCTGTCCAGGATCTGCTGCATCAACTCCCGATTGAGATGCACGTCTGCAGATGCCTGTTTGAAGAGTGACGCCATCTCGGCGTCGTACTTGTCACCTGGTTGACCGCTGTCGTGGGTCCAGTCGCGTATGAGCAGCTCGTAGGAAGCAAGAATCGGACCCGCCGCAGCGCCCGGACGCGTTGCGTCGCTCTCGAAGGCGGACTCGAGATCCTGGACATTCAGAAGGGTACGAGTCTCAGTGGCCTCACCCGTGACGAGGACACTGGTCATTTCCGTAGACCCGCCGACGGCTGTATCGAGCGTGTTCAGGTCCTCCAGCACACTCCCACCCCCGGGGCAGGAGGTCGCGGATGCTGTACTCGGACTTGAGGCCGGTTGCCGCGAAACCTAGCGCGACCGTCACGGCGGTCACGACGATTATGTAGGGAGCGGGCCTTCGCGTGACGGCCCTCCCCAGAAACTCCGCCGTCTTCTCGATACCGGGCAGTGCGGTCGAAATTGGGCGTGCCGGCGGCAGAGTGCCGCGAGACTCCCGACGCCGGTCGATGATCGTCCGGGCGGCTGGGAGCAGCGTCAGCATCACGATGAGGCTCAGTCCTATGCCAAGTCCGGAGATGATGCCGAAGTCGCCCACCATCCCAATCGGTGAGAAGAGGCTTGCAAGCAGGCTCGCGATCGTCGTCATTGCGGCCAGGACGAGCGGTATTGTGACGTTTTGCAGTCCAACCCGAACTGCTGCGACGACAGGGAGGCCGGCAACTCGCTGCTCGCGGTAGTGGGACACGGCCTGGATCGCGTAGTCAACCGTGAGTCCGATGATGATGATCGGCACCATCGACGTTAGCGAATTGGGAGGGCCGGTGATCCCCAGCCCCCCTGGTCCCATCCAGCCCTCGGCGCCGATGATCCAGATGATCGAAATGAAGAGTCCGGCCAGCGTCAGCAGCAGGTCCGATATCGTGCGCATGAAGAGCAGGATCAGCGCCGTGATCAGCAGGAACGCCAGTCCAATTAGCGGCATCATGCCTGTCTCGGTGAACTCCTTGTACTCGTCCTCGATCACCACGAAAGAGACGCTGCTTGCGCGGAGTGGGCCTTCACTGGCGGTCGCGAGCTCGTCGATCCTTCGCTCGGCATCTTCGACTCTCGAGTCGCCGGTGTTTATCAGGCTGACACCAGCGATGGCGACAGGAGTGCCGTCCGAATCGGTTCCGGTCATAAGGTTGATCGCATCGCCAATTCCCGGCGCACCGCGGACGGAGTCGATCTGTGACTACGAGACCGAATCGAAGCTGTCCACCTGGAGCATGGCGCCGATCATCAACGTGGGTGAGAAGACGGGATCTGTTGGAGCCAGTATTCCCCCCACCGCCGGATCCATCACGATGCTATCGATCAGAGTATCCATCTGCGAGAGACCGTCGGGCGTGAGCGCTTCTCCCCGAAAGAGGAGCGTTGACACCCTTACTTCTCCTGACTCCCCGAAGCGTTCTTCGATCTCCGCAATCTCTTCGGTGATTGGACTACCGTCGGGAAGGGCCGCCGCCGCATCCGGTGGAGGCTCACGCAGCGCTGCTCCTGCTGCCAGTGCAACTGTCAACAATAGGAGAACGAGAAGTGTGACCCATGGGCGAACCGTGACAAGCCTGCTAAACCAACTAAGTGCATTGTCCAAGACAGACTCTCCTCTTATGCAGTGATGGTGGCGAGTCGGCTGCTTATCACCGTACGCTCGGCAACATTACTTTATCTAACACAGCTTCATATAATAACTAGGGTAAATGTAGCTGCGCAATGAGATTATCGCCTTAGTCGATCTCAAATTGTCAGCCGATGATATCCCAGTGGACGGCCTCCAATTCTATTCCGAGCTGCGGGCGTCTGCCGATTGACGGCCTTCTTTCCGGTGCGTACCATCCCAGCAGCAGTCGAAGGCGCCATGTCAGTGTCCAATCCAGGAGGCAGGGAGTGAAGTACGACTACATCGTCATCGGAGCAGGTTCGGCGGGCGCGATCCTCGCCACGAGACTTTCTGAAGATCCCAACACCTCGGTGCTGCTCCTTGAAGCGGGCCCGGACTACCCGGACATCGATAGCCTACCTGAGGAGGTCAAGTACGGCTACATGTCGACCAAGAGCGTCTGGGACAGCGACCACAACTGGCAATACATGGCCAGGGGTACAGAAGTGGCCGACATCGAAATCCCTAGGGGCAAGGTGACCGGCGGGTCCAGCGCCATCAACGGGCAGATATTTCTCCGTGGCATCCCGGAGGACTACGACGCCTGGGCAGAGTGGGGGAACGACGAGTGGAGCTTCCAGAAGCTGGTGCCGTACTTCAACAAGGTGGAGACTGACACCACTTACCAGGACGACCCCGGGGACTTCCACGGCTCCAGCGGACCCATCATCTGCCACAGGTTCCCGCAGGAGGAGTGGCGCGAGGGGAACAGGGCATGGTTCGAGGCCTGGCGGGACAACGGGCACCCATACTGTGAAGACCACAACGCTCCCGGCACCGCCGGAGTGGGGCCAACGCCCCTCAACAACCCCAACGGCATCCGCTGGTCCACGTCAATAGGGTACCTGGGACTCTCACGTCACCGGCTCAACCTGACCATCAGGGCCAACGTGATGGTCAAGAAGATACTCTTCGACACCACAGGAGAACGCCCAAGGGCGACGGGCGTAGAGGCCGTTTCCGACGATGAGACTTTTGTCGTGGAGGCCGATGAGGTCATCCTCAGTGCGGGCGCCATCGGGTCTCCCCAGATACTGATGCTCTCCGGCGTCGGCCCGAGTGACCACCTGAGTGAGCACGGAATCCAGACCGTCGTCGACTCGCCGGGCGTCGGACAGAACCTGGCCGACCATCCGCTCATCAGTATATTGTGGGCGACGAAGCCGGAGGTGGAACTGCAACGCTTCGTGCCCAACGGCCAGTTGGTGGTCAGGTACACGGCCGAAGGCTCTTCACTGAAGACCGATATGATCGTCTATCTGTCCGCGGCTGGGGGCAGGAGCAGGCGCATGGGCGGCGAGCACGGCGACCTAGTAGGACTGGGCGCAGGACTTGGTCTGAACCTGGCCCTGTCCAAGGGTGAGCTACGGTTGCGCTCCAATGATTACAGGGACTATCCCTATCTCGACTACAACCTGCTGGACCACGAGGAGGACCTGCGCAGGTACCGGGAGGGCGTTCGCCTCATCGTCAGCCTGGAGGACCATCCCTCGATGTCTGCCATGATCGACGAGAGGGTGTACCCGGAGGACTCGGACCTGGAGTCGGACGAGGCGCTGAACCTGTGGATAAAGAGAAACGTGGGCACCGGGCATCACATCTCCTGTACCGCCAAGATGGGGCCAAGCTCAGACCCGATGGCCGTGGTGGACCAGTACGGCAGCGTCTATGGTGCGGATGGACTGCGGGTCGTGGACGCCTCTATCATGCCGGAGTGTGTGCGGGCCAACATCAACGTCACCGTCCTGATGATAGGCGAGCGCGTCGCAGACTTCATCAAGCAGTGGAAGTAAGGAGCGAGGTCCTCCCAAAGTGACAGGGGTATGTATTCGTACCTTTCACCCTCACCCCAACCCTCTCCCTGAGGGAGAGGGGGTCTGTCGGCTGGCATTCATGCTTGTCTGCGCACTCTTACCTACACTTCTCAGCCCTGAGTAGAGGGGTCTGTCGGTTGACATTCATGCTTGTCCGCACACTTTCACATACCGCCGGCAGCCCGGTACAGAATTCACAGGCCGCCTGAGTTGCGCCCGTCTGTAGCTACGCTCTAGCTGTTTCGTCCGTAGGCGTCGGCGGCGCGCAGCACGGTTGCGTCATCCCCCATACGTCCCACCAGCATCATACCTATGGGCAGGCTATCGGATACTCCGCACGGCACCGAGATGGCCGGATGGCCGGTTACGTCGAATGGGCAGGTGTTTGGAATCATTTCCAGAGCTCGGTCAGTGTACTCCTGCCTGCTGCAATCGGCGGGCGGGATAACCGTCGCCTTCATCGGCAGGGTAGGCATCACCAGCAGGTCGTACTCGCTGAGCGCCTGGTCATAGGCGGCGGTCAACATTCTGGCCAGGTTCTGAGCCTTGGAGTAGTAGCGGCCATGATACCTGTCCTGCATGTACTGTCCCATCAAGACCACCAGCTTGGTGGTCTCCGACAGATCGTCGGCCCTGCTCTGCCATCCGTGAGCGTAGATGTCCTGTAATCCGGTGGTGTAGTGGCCCTTCCAGTTGGTGCCCATGCTGTTTCCGGCCACCATCAGCATCGTAGCTCCCTCCACCGCGATGGCCCTCCAGAGGTGAATCCCATCCAGGTGCCAGGGTATGGAGACCGTTTCCACCTGCGCCCCCATGCTCTCGAACGAGCGGGCCGCGTTTTCCACCGCCTCGTCCACGTCCGCTTCAGACTCATCCAAGCCAAACCCTTCCTGCACGATGCCCAATCGGAGACCAGTCACGTCCCCTGTCAGCGCCTGTGTATAAGCTTGTCCGGGAAGTCCGGCCTTCTGCCTCGGGTCCAGCCCATCGGGTCCGGCGATTGCTTCCAGCAGCAGTGCAACGTCGGCGGCAGTCCGTGCCATTGGCCCCGTGTGGTCCAGGGTTAGCTCAATTGGAAAGACTCCGGTGTAGGGGACCAGCCCGTAGGTTGGTTTGAGTCCGTAGATGCCGCACCATCTGGCCGGTATCCTGATCGACCCGCCCTGGTCGCCACCGATGGCCATGTCCACCTCTCCCGCTGCAACCAATGCCGCGCTGCCGCTGGAGGAGCCTCCGGCAGTGCGCGAGTGGTCGTGAGGGTTGTGGACCGGACCGGTGTCAGACGTATGGCTGCCGCCGGAGAAGCACAAGCTCTCGCAGACCGCCTTGCCCTTGATGGAGCCGCCGGCATCGAGAATCCGGGTGACTATGGTGGCGTCTACGTCTGGGACGTAGCCTTCAAGAACGCTGGTGCCGTTCATCATGGGAACGCCTGCCACGCAGACGTTGTCCTTGATGGCCACCGTCTTGCCGGAGAGAGTTCCTCCCTGAGGGCCTGTTATGTCGCAGCGCCAGTACCAGGCTCCCAATGGGTTGTCTTCCGGCTGGGGTCGTGCCCCTGGCGATCTCGGGTATTTGACCGGCAAGCTGGGCGCGGTAAGCTGGTCCAATCGGGCGTACGAGTCGAGGATGGGTTGGCTCAACTCAATGTAGGACTCGATGTCGGCGAGCGACGGGTCCAGGTTGTATTCCTCCGCTATTCGGGAAAACTCTTCGACAGTAGGGCGTCGTGCCGCCATGATGATTACCTCCGGTATATGTCTGAATGCCACCGCCAAACGCCGTGCGGCGAGGGTCGATTTCAATCAGAAAAGGTCTGAACAAGGCGCGGTACGGAACGCTGGGTCGGTAATGTGCGCTAGTCAGTGATGTAGGTGTGTGTGATGACCTCCCACACGTGACCATTCTCACAGTCGAAGTAGAACCCGCGTCCCTGGTTCTCGTGGTTGATCTTGCCGTCCGTCCGCGAACGTGGCCCACTCCCGAAGGCGATCCCCTCGTCCTTGACGCGCTGCAGCACCGCATCGAACTCCTCGTCCGAGGCCAGAAAGGCGTAGTGGTTGGAGCGTGGGTCGTCCGAGTCATCGAAGTCGAGCGTCAATGTATCGTTGACCTTGACGGGCGCGAAGTGTCCCCAGGTACCCTCGTACTTCAGTCCGAAGATGCGGGCGATGAACTCCGCAGACTTCACCTTGTCGTAGGCGGGTACGATTGTGTGATCGAGCTGCAGTGGCATGGTAGACCTCCCTGGGTATGCTCCTTCGGCGTTGGGCCTTAGCACCTGAATGTGTGATAAGTTGCACTCTAACAGCCAGCCTGCGTTTTAGGTATCGAGTTAGCTTTGCAGCTCGCACATGGAGGACAATTGCCATGCCGTTCTATGAAAGAGGGTCAACCAGCATCTACTACGAAGAGGTCGGCTCCGGGTTTCCGCTGATGATCATTTCAGGCGGCGGGCTCAACTCCAGCATCGCATCACTGAGTTCGGCGGTGCCGTTCAATCCCATGGAGACCTACAAGGACGACTTCCACTGCATCGCTGCAGACCTGCGCAATGCTGACGGGGGACAGTCCAGCGGCCCGCTGGAGATCGACCGCCCCTGGGACGCCTACTCCGAGGACCAGTTAGGGCTGATGGACCATCTCGGCATCGACAAGTTCCTGGTCATGGGTTTCTGCATCGGCGGGCCGATGATCCACAACCTGCTCAGGCTTGCTCCTGACCGCGTCGTGGCAGCGGCGCTGATGCAGCCCAGCGGATTCAACCCTGACGCGCCGAACATCTTCTACGAGAACAACACATCGCGATGGGCACCGCCTCTTCGCGAAAGGCGGCCTGAAGTCACAGAGGGAATGGTCCACGACTTCCTGACCAGCATGTACACCAGCCGCGCCGACTTCGTCTTCACTGTTTCGCGCGACTTCGTGCGTGCGCTGCAGACACCGCTCCTGATTGCGCCTGACAACGTGCCTGCGCACCCGTATGAGTGCGCGATGGAGGTCGCCGACCTTGCGCCGAACTCCGAGGTCACTATTTTCCCCTGGAAGAACACGCAGGAGAACATCGACAACGTTGTAGACCACGCCCGGCGCTTCCTGAAGGCTCACCAGCCGGTAGCCGCGAAAGCCTAGTGGAATAGAGGGTATTGGGAACGGGCGGCCCTTCGACAAGCTCAGAGCCTGCCCCGTACTTGATACGGGGGCGAACGAGAGATTGACGGCGAGACGAAAACGAAGGGGTCCTGCCCTTATCAGTTAACCGGCAACTCCCGGCCGGTGTCTGACGCCTGCTTGAGGGTGTCTATGAAGCGATGCAGATCAACTGCTGTGTCGAACGTCGGCGCACGGTTGTGTCCGGTCCGTATCGCCTCTGCGAACAGGGTGTATAGCTGTCCGACGTTGAAGGGGTCGCCTTGAGGGAAGTCGGACGGCACATAGACGAAACGGTCAGGTATCTCCAGGTCCTGCAGTTCATTGCTTCCCCGTGCGCCCTGTACACGTAGCATCTCGCCACGCTGCGATGAGACGCTCCCAGTGGTGATCAGGGTGCCTTCGCGTCCGTAGATCTCCATCCGAAAGCCGGTGCCGGCCCAGGGGATAGCTCCGACGTGGACCGACACTGCCGCGCCGCTCTCCAACTGTCCGCTGACTCGCACGTTGTCCGGCGACGTGACATCCACGAACTGCTGTGTGTCGGTCTCGTACCATTGCCCGGCCTGAGTGCTGACCATGCACGCCACACGGGCGAAGTCGCCGGCTACGAAGCGCAGGGCGTCGATGACGTGTCCATTTGCGATTGTCAGGGTGTTCGCGCCCTGGGTTACATCTCGCTGCCATGTGTCGCTGGAAGGGCGTTCCAGTGCGCCAGCGCGCATGGTGGTCACGTGACAGGAGATCACCTCTCCCACATATCCGGTTTCAAGTAGATCTTTGACAAACAGCAGAGCGGGACTGACTCGAGACTGCAGGCCCACTGCGGTCTGCACACCCTTTTCTCTGGCCAGGTTCGCAAGTTCCACGGCTTCGGCGGTGTTCTGTCCCAGAGGCCACTCGGTGAGGACGTGCTTGCCGGCTTCTATGGCGGCCTTCGTTGGTCCGTAGTGCGATGGCACGCGAACGACCACAGCCACAGCGTCGACTTCAGGCGATGCTGCCATCTCTTGGAAGTCGTGGAAGGCGAGCTTCGCTCCGAAGGCCTGACGAGCTTCTTCTGCGCTCTCGGGGCGGGTAGTGCAGACTGCGGTCATCTCAACATCCGGACTGGACAGCAGCGCAGGGAAATGCGATTGAGATGCCCAGGTCGCGTTTACGTTCGCACCCACGAACCCCAGGCGGATCTTGTTTGCCATGACTAGAGCTCCTTACTTGGTTGGCGCCAGGATAGCGGTTCTCGCTCAGCCCTGAGGTGTATCCGAACCTCTACGGTTCGCCAATGACCTTGGGGTCAGCTCGAACAGGGGCTCGTCTCCCTGGAAGAATCGCTCGAGTTCGTCGACCATCAGGGTGAAGAATCGCTGGTAGCTTGTCTGCGTCACGCCCGCAATGTGAGGACTCAGGAAGACGTTGGGGAGACCGATGATCTCGCTGTCCGCGGGAATCGGCTCTGGGTCGAACACGTCCAGTCCAGCAACGATGTCTCCACGTTCGAGGCGAGCTATGAGGGCGTTGCTGTCGACAATAGCGCCGCGCGACACGTTCACGAAGACCGAGTTGGAAGTGATCATGTCGAGTTCGCGCTGGCCAATCATTCCCTCCGTGGCAGGTGTGAGGGGAGCAAGGCAGACGATGACGTCTGACTTCGAGAGCACGTTTTCGAGCGAGGTCTTCACAACGCCGATCGCGTCCGGCATCTCGCTGGGCAGATAAGGATCGTAGACTCGAATGTCCACGTCGAACGGTCTGAGGTACTTCACCAGCCTGCGTCCTATGTGGCCGCATCCGATCAGTCCGACCCGTTTGCCGGTCAACTCGCCGTTGATGTATCCAAATTCGTCGCGAGCGGGTTGGGCAGCGTCTCCCGCCAGAATGCGCCTGAAACTTGCTCCCGCATTGCGGAGAGATATCAGGATCAGTGCAAGCGCCCACTCGGAGACCGGATAGGACGAACCCTGCGTGGTGTCGACCGTTCGGATGCCGCGCTCCCAGGCCGCCTCCACGTCGATGCGGTAGGCGAACCTGTCTCCCTCCAGTTCACCAATGATCTTGAGATCTGGTGCGGCGTCCATGACTTCGGCGCTTATTAGCGGGGAGCCGTGGGAAACGACCAGGCCATCGACGTCCGCGGCCCGTTCGATGAGTTGCCTGATCGCGTCAGGGTTCTCGTTCGGCCCGAACTGGACGCCTCCCTCCAAGTGTAGCCACTCCCAGTCGGCCAACTCGGAGAGCCGTTCCAGGTCCGAAGCCAGGAAGCTCATATCGCGCACGCGCTGGTCGCATACGATCAGTACCTTGCGCTCGGAAGTTGTCATGGCATTTTCCTTCGGAGTCGGTCAGACTATGGACGGCTCGTGTTGGTGGACATTATACGTTCAGCACCCGGGCATTGTCAGACTGTCTTCGTTGACGGTCTATATGCCCGATGCTACACTCGGCGCCATCTTACGTGGCTTGGGAACAAGGCGTCTCACCGCCTTTCTGGCTCCCGGTCAGGGACGTAATCACATGAGCTTTCGGTTGGGAGTCGATGTCGGGGGGACGTTCACCGACCTCGCCCTCTACGACACCGATACCAACCGTCTCGAATTCGCCAAGACCCCTTCCACGCCGGTCAACCAGGCCCTCGGAGTAGCGGCCGGAATCCGCGAACTGATGGACCGGCACGCCGTTTCCCATGACCGGATCGACTTCTTCATTCATGGCACAACGGTAGCGACGAACACGCTCCTGGAGCGCAGTGGCGCGAAGACAGCGCTGATCGTTACCGCGGGATTCCGGGATGTCCTGCAGATCGGTCGGCAGGACAGGCCCGACCTCTACGACTGGCGCATTCGCCGTTCCGACCCGCTGGTCCCACGCAGCCTGCGCTTTGAGGCACAGGAGAGAGTAATTCACACCGGAGAGGTACTGAAGCACCTGGAGCCAGAAGCGCTGGATGTCATAGTCAAGAGCATCAGGGAGGCTGAAGTCGACGCTGTTGCCGTGTGCCTCCTCCACTCCTACGCCAGCCCTGTCCACGAACAGGCCATTGGCGACGCCATACGCCGGGAACTGCCGGACATCCCCGTATCGCTCTCGCACGAGATACTGCCGGAGTTCAAAGAGTACGAGCGGATGAGTACGACGACGATTAACGCTTATGTCGCGCCGGTAATGGAGCGTTACCTGCGCCGGCTCGAAGAGAGTATCGCCGACGTGGGGATCAACTCGGACCTGTACATCATGCAGTCCAACGGCGGGACGATGGGTGTGGAGACGGCCATCGAGCGTCCCGTACATACGATCCTCTCGGGGCCGGCGGCAGGTGTCATCGGCGCCGTCGCCATCGCTCAGCAGGCGGGGGAAGCCAACAGCATCTCGATCGACATGGGAGGAACGAGCTTCGACGTGTCTCTCTCGTTCCGGGGCGAAGTCCGCCGGACCCAGGAAAGCGAACTGGAGCGTCTCCCGGTCAAGGTGCCGATGGTGGACATTCACACGCTCGGCGCGGGTGGAGGAAGCATCGCGTGGATAGATCCTGGCGGAGCGCTGAGGGTTGGTCCGCAGAGTGCAGGCGCTGAGCCCGGGCCTGCCTGCTACGGCAATAGGGGCACTGAGGCGACGGTAACGGACGCGAATCTTGTTCTCGGCAGGCTTGGGGCGACGAGTCTGCTCGGCGGCACGATGACCCTCGATGAGGAGTTGGCCCGAAATGTCATCACTGAGCGCATCGCCAAGCCTCTGGGTCTCACAGTGGAGGAGGCAGCCGAAGGCATCGTGCAGGTCGTCAACGCCAGCATGGTAAAGGGTATCAGGGTCGTTTCGGTCTCCAAGGGCTACGACCCGCGCGAGTTCTGCCTCGTGGCATTCGGTGGAGCGGGGCCGGTACATGCCTCGGAGCTTGCCGACGAGATGGACATTCCCACAGTGCTAGTTCCCGTCGCTCCGGGCGTCACCTCGGCGCTGGGTCTGCTGATGGCCGACCTGAGACACGATTTTGCGCAAACCGTGCTCAGGCCGGGTGATGAACTGTCGCCGACCGAGATCACGTCCTGGTACGAGCACCTGGAGTCGCAGGCGATGGAGCAAATGGCCCGCGAGGATGTCGCGCCAGGAGATGTGTCTCTCATTCGTGCGGCGGACGCTCGATACGTCGGACAGGGCTATGAGTTGGAGGTACTGGCTGCATCCGGCATACTAGAACAGGGCGACGTCGATGAGATCGTCGAGCGATTCCACGACGCACACGTACGCACGTACGGCTACGCCTCGCGGGATAACGCGGTCGAGGTCGTCAACCTCCGGGTCACGGCGCTGGCGTCCATGCCTCGGCCAGACCTCACCAGTGATTCACGGAGCAAAGCCGGAGACCCGTCTCGCGCCCGTACTGGAGAGCGGAAGGTGTACTTCCGCAATGAGCCGAAGTCGACGAGCATCTACGATAGGTCAGGCCTCCGTCCCGGCGACGTGATCGAGGGGCCTGCAATCGTAGAGCAACTTGACTCCACGACGGTCGTTTGGGAGGGTCAGGTGGCCACCGTAGACAACTACCTCAACCTACTCATTGCCAGTAGACCCAAGTAGATTCCGCCATGGACAACGGCAGTTACGAACTTCTCTCGAACCAGGTAGGCAAATGACGCAAACGAACGTCGATCCGATCACACTGGAGGTTATGCGCAATGGGTTTTACTCCATCGCGGACGAGATGATCGCCGCGCTGATCCGGGCGAGCTACTCCACGAACATCAAGGACCGCCGGGATACGTCGGGAGCGATCTACACGGGCTCCGGAGACGTGGTGGTGGTGGCGCAGAGCGAGATTGGCACACCGCTGCACCTGGGGACGATGCACTCCGCCGTCCTGACGGCCATGGACCAGTACCCGTTCGAGGAGTTGGAGCCGGGCGATGCCGTCGCGCTCAACACGCCCTATCCGGCCGGTCCCGGCCATCTCAACGACCTCGCGCTGATTTCGCCGGTGTTCTATGAGGGCGAGCTTATCGCAATCACCGCCAACCAGGCCCACCATGTCGACATGGGTGGATTTGCTCCGGGGTCGATGCCGTTCGGTGTCACGGAGATCTTCCAGGAGGGTCTGCAGATACCAACCGTGCGCCTCTTCCGCAAGGGACAGCTCGACCGCGACCTGTGGGCTCTAATCTCTCAGAACGTTCGCCCCAGGACCGAAGTGAGGGGTGATCTTCTTGCCCAGTACGCCGCCAACAGCGTTGCCGAGCGCCGGCTGACTGACCTCGCGTCTCGGTATGGACCCGTTATGGTGAAGCGATACCTCGATGAGATGCTCAACTACTCAGAGAGGCGCATGAGGGCCGCGCTGAAGCAGATACCCGTAGGCACCTACGAGTTCGAGGACGTGATGGAAGGCGACGGCATAACGGATTCGCAGATAACCATCCGCGTCAGAATCGAATCGAAGGGGGACGCGTTCGTCGCTGACTTCACGGCGAGCGACGACGCCTGTAAGGGCCCTCTCAACTGTCGTTGGCCTTCCGTCGCAGCCTGCGTCTACTACGTGCTCAAAGCCTGCCTCGACCCGGAGCTTCCGCCCAATGCGGGCGCGTACCGTCCCATCGACGTCAGGGTGCCTGCGCGGTACCCGACAGCCGTGTGCAACGCCAACATCATCACCACGCAGCGGATTACCGACGTGCTGCTCGGTGCACTCGCGCCGGTGATTCCCGAAAAGGTACTGGCGGCCTGCTCGGGCACGATGAACTTGCTCAATATCGGCGGTATCGACCCGCGGAACGGCATCTACTTCAACTATGTAGAGACCTATGCGGGCGGGCAGGGCGCGATGCACGACTTGGACGGGATGGATGCCGTGCAGAACCACATGACGAACACT
Encoded proteins:
- a CDS encoding hydantoinase B/oxoprolinase family protein, with the protein product MTQTNVDPITLEVMRNGFYSIADEMIAALIRASYSTNIKDRRDTSGAIYTGSGDVVVVAQSEIGTPLHLGTMHSAVLTAMDQYPFEELEPGDAVALNTPYPAGPGHLNDLALISPVFYEGELIAITANQAHHVDMGGFAPGSMPFGVTEIFQEGLQIPTVRLFRKGQLDRDLWALISQNVRPRTEVRGDLLAQYAANSVAERRLTDLASRYGPVMVKRYLDEMLNYSERRMRAALKQIPVGTYEFEDVMEGDGITDSQITIRVRIESKGDAFVADFTASDDACKGPLNCRWPSVAACVYYVLKACLDPELPPNAGAYRPIDVRVPARYPTAVCNANIITTQRITDVLLGALAPVIPEKVLAACSGTMNLLNIGGIDPRNGIYFNYVETYAGGQGAMHDLDGMDAVQNHMTNTRNAPVESIELAYPLLVESYGLVPDSEGAGKHRGGLGIHRHLRVLGESVTLTLSSDRERVSPWGLFGGSDAGSSACAIEAPNGSEKRLPSKVTTTVPYDHVIKTQTPGGGGWGDARERDAEAVSHDVSEEFISPERAESVYGVSVD
- a CDS encoding hydantoinase/oxoprolinase family protein, with translation MAFSFGVGQTMDGSCWWTLYVQHPGIVRLSSLTVYMPDATLGAILRGLGTRRLTAFLAPGQGRNHMSFRLGVDVGGTFTDLALYDTDTNRLEFAKTPSTPVNQALGVAAGIRELMDRHAVSHDRIDFFIHGTTVATNTLLERSGAKTALIVTAGFRDVLQIGRQDRPDLYDWRIRRSDPLVPRSLRFEAQERVIHTGEVLKHLEPEALDVIVKSIREAEVDAVAVCLLHSYASPVHEQAIGDAIRRELPDIPVSLSHEILPEFKEYERMSTTTINAYVAPVMERYLRRLEESIADVGINSDLYIMQSNGGTMGVETAIERPVHTILSGPAAGVIGAVAIAQQAGEANSISIDMGGTSFDVSLSFRGEVRRTQESELERLPVKVPMVDIHTLGAGGGSIAWIDPGGALRVGPQSAGAEPGPACYGNRGTEATVTDANLVLGRLGATSLLGGTMTLDEELARNVITERIAKPLGLTVEEAAEGIVQVVNASMVKGIRVVSVSKGYDPREFCLVAFGGAGPVHASELADEMDIPTVLVPVAPGVTSALGLLMADLRHDFAQTVLRPGDELSPTEITSWYEHLESQAMEQMAREDVAPGDVSLIRAADARYVGQGYELEVLAASGILEQGDVDEIVERFHDAHVRTYGYASRDNAVEVVNLRVTALASMPRPDLTSDSRSKAGDPSRARTGERKVYFRNEPKSTSIYDRSGLRPGDVIEGPAIVEQLDSTTVVWEGQVATVDNYLNLLIASRPK